Proteins found in one Aethina tumida isolate Nest 87 chromosome 1, icAetTumi1.1, whole genome shotgun sequence genomic segment:
- the LOC109609646 gene encoding uncharacterized protein LOC109609646, whose protein sequence is MICDVLFSKRKAATKEHSILSFLYSAVNYAVVLLGVLVTNPVFFVPFLMLYLGMKLIGSGPYCIDTWFGNVEINLAKCLSGMFVLFNWFIVLSLMSSKFNCGVCLAICNADTRCFV, encoded by the exons ATGATTTGCGACGTCCTGTTCAGCAAACGCAAGGCTGCCACCAAGGAGCACAGCATTCTGTCCTTCCTTTATTCCGCCGTCAACTATGCTGTCGTACTGTTGGGAGTCCTGGTG ACTAATCCGGTCTTTTTCGTGCCGTTTTTAATGTTGTACCTGGGCATGAAGCTGATCGGATCGGGCCCCTATTGCATCGACACCTGGTTCGGAAACGTGGAAATCAACTTGGCCAAATGCCTGTCAGGCATGTTCGTGCTGTTCAACTGGTTCATCGTGCTGAGCCTCATGTCATCGAAGTTTAATTGCGGCGTCTGTCTGGCAATATGCAATGCAGATACCAGATGCTTCGTCTAG